A stretch of the Clostridium fungisolvens genome encodes the following:
- a CDS encoding PspA/IM30 family protein — MGVFSRISNMFKAKVNDTLDNMEDPILLLDQKVRDMEENLNKAKLSSAQILGNVHEIEKKMVIAKKESEEYDEKVKLALAKGNEDLAKRALQRKLDADKKYDSLKTSYTDASAKAELIKKNLRALEDEIQKTRSYRDEAAARYSNAEASKQVNEILANVQTKTNTISVDDIERKIQRKEALAEGLGDLRQVDSLENEFEALGTTDLDAELAKYKNS, encoded by the coding sequence ATGGGAGTTTTTTCAAGAATATCAAATATGTTTAAAGCAAAGGTAAATGACACATTAGACAATATGGAGGATCCAATACTACTTTTAGATCAAAAGGTAAGGGATATGGAAGAAAACTTAAATAAAGCAAAGCTTTCATCTGCTCAAATATTGGGTAATGTTCATGAAATAGAAAAGAAAATGGTAATAGCTAAAAAGGAATCTGAAGAATATGATGAAAAAGTTAAGTTAGCTCTTGCTAAAGGTAATGAAGATTTAGCTAAGAGAGCTCTTCAAAGAAAACTTGATGCTGATAAAAAATATGATTCATTAAAAACAAGCTATACAGACGCTTCAGCAAAAGCTGAATTGATCAAGAAAAATCTTAGAGCTCTTGAAGATGAAATACAAAAGACTAGGAGTTACAGAGACGAAGCAGCTGCTAGATATAGTAATGCTGAAGCTTCAAAACAAGTAAACGAGATACTTGCAAATGTTCAAACTAAGACAAACACAATATCTGTTGACGACATTGAAAGAAAGATTCAAAGAAAAGAAGCTCTTGCTGAAGGTCTTGGGGATTTGAGACAAGTAGACTCTCTAGAAAATGAATTTGAAGCTTTAGGTACTACAGATTTAGATGCAGAACTTGCAAAATATAAAAATTCTTAA